The following proteins come from a genomic window of Pyxidicoccus sp. MSG2:
- a CDS encoding serine/threonine-protein kinase PknK, with product MRCPTCHRRVAERCPLHPSAEPRPPVAPAVPPEVTGYTVGGPLGRGGFGRVFSALRAEDGREVALKVLEPLASERLEREVEALRRIGPPAAPRLLGQGTTRAGEPLVVMERIDGLTLARRLAELPGPGALPWAEAAPLMVALAEAMGHVHAAAVVHRDVKPENVMLAGARAVLLDFGLARLGATEDATAPAVTLTRTGQRLGTHEYMAPEQCRDARSIDARADLYSLGVVYFELLCGRPPFVGDSAAVLQAHVSRRPPSLRELAPWPVPAPVEVLVQRLLAKDPEERFPSAAALAADLRRVLADTTGRHGEPSASAPSSSKDDTEATRAPQGPREVALLGVKTSMDVPAMLSQLAAFGAELARVEAGLAVFAFPHAGTVEVGLRAALKSAEALAPMLPSGAERIIHCAPLRIRERAGRMTVGGAALERPERWWPAPPAPGTVAQPTLTEEARAHLGDAEPGRTLAPEVVLPSIDVTLGREAELAWLREGLAQVRASGAPALRTLLGEEGLGKTRLLTEWHRELRGTPSVSVLFVEAQPDEGSASESGLRNLITTVLGLPASTPPDEAVRHLLASSEPTSHPAARRQLIARALASRLWQLAAARPLVVLVDDAHTLDPTALDALELATLAGIHASLCVVLAGRHRLLGLRPYLGERARDSAQRELPPLRDDAARELLRQLLRPVDLLAEGVLRELVKRCGGSPLRMLETVRALRAAGAIRAQAGGGNYLAADALHGLASDSPRPDERLAERSLAALPSGLRSLLQVAALLGDEVRLEELSATLAHLEADDALDLSLDPGVALERLARAGMLEPRGPRRWRFEHATLRDAFGALLPTALRRRICAAALRALPDAPATRRARLAEAAGDVPQALALHRMLAEAGRRAHRLLEAERHYSAALDLLPRGDDAVRLELLSGRGRVRYRLQRIDDALADLRAARALAEARGDVVHEADLLLEEATALDWQDDPDGSTALLEQALRCLGDAVPPELAARHALAQARVVVRREDITGAVPPLERAVEAARAGGDAETEAIALAMLGAMLAWTGNLEDSARRFEEAIALCESTGDTLHLGVALNNRMVLHVQRRDVEGARTDLERAVLLGRELGNVQIERTSAFNLSLLLGYQGRAAEALPLARRAGVLSQRFFPSSMAQDALLVARLCCELGDLPEAARQLTWLDEPSTQMRLLPGDRLMLSVVRRVVHEAQGTHPYAAPEWAALVEAARQQATPDERLEILVWAARAARAAGDDATVLARVQEVEATAHEAPLWTERVRALVREARGPS from the coding sequence ATGCGCTGTCCCACCTGTCACCGCCGCGTGGCGGAGCGCTGCCCCCTCCACCCCTCGGCCGAGCCGCGCCCGCCGGTGGCCCCGGCCGTGCCCCCGGAGGTGACGGGCTACACCGTGGGAGGCCCCCTGGGGCGTGGCGGCTTCGGTCGCGTCTTCTCCGCGCTCCGGGCCGAGGACGGGCGCGAGGTGGCCCTCAAGGTGCTGGAGCCCCTGGCGAGCGAGCGGCTGGAGCGCGAGGTGGAGGCGCTGCGCCGCATCGGTCCACCCGCCGCGCCCCGGCTGCTGGGCCAGGGGACGACGCGCGCCGGTGAGCCGCTGGTGGTGATGGAGCGCATCGACGGGCTCACGCTCGCGCGCAGGCTGGCGGAGCTGCCCGGTCCGGGTGCGCTGCCGTGGGCCGAGGCCGCACCCCTCATGGTGGCGCTGGCGGAGGCCATGGGGCACGTGCACGCCGCGGCCGTCGTGCACCGGGACGTCAAGCCGGAGAACGTGATGCTCGCCGGAGCCCGGGCCGTGCTCCTGGACTTCGGCCTGGCGCGCCTGGGCGCGACGGAGGACGCCACGGCGCCCGCCGTCACCCTGACGCGCACGGGCCAGCGCCTGGGCACCCACGAGTACATGGCGCCCGAGCAATGCCGCGACGCCCGGAGCATCGACGCGCGGGCGGACCTGTACAGCCTGGGAGTCGTCTACTTCGAGCTGCTGTGCGGACGGCCACCGTTCGTCGGTGACTCTGCGGCCGTGTTGCAGGCGCACGTGTCGCGCCGGCCTCCCTCACTGAGGGAGCTGGCGCCCTGGCCGGTGCCCGCGCCAGTCGAAGTCCTGGTGCAGCGGCTGCTGGCGAAGGACCCGGAGGAGCGGTTCCCGAGCGCGGCGGCGCTGGCGGCGGACCTGCGGCGCGTGCTGGCGGACACGACGGGGCGGCACGGGGAGCCCTCCGCTTCCGCGCCTTCGTCTTCGAAAGACGACACGGAGGCGACCCGTGCGCCCCAGGGCCCGCGGGAGGTGGCCCTGCTCGGGGTGAAGACGTCGATGGACGTGCCGGCAATGCTCTCGCAGCTCGCGGCGTTCGGCGCGGAGCTGGCGCGGGTGGAGGCAGGGCTCGCCGTCTTCGCGTTCCCCCATGCGGGCACGGTGGAGGTGGGACTGCGCGCGGCGCTCAAGTCCGCCGAGGCCCTGGCCCCGATGCTCCCGTCCGGCGCGGAGCGCATCATCCACTGCGCGCCCCTGCGCATCCGCGAGCGTGCCGGGAGGATGACGGTGGGCGGCGCCGCGCTGGAGCGTCCCGAGCGCTGGTGGCCTGCTCCCCCGGCGCCCGGCACTGTCGCGCAGCCCACGCTCACCGAGGAGGCCCGCGCCCACCTGGGCGATGCCGAGCCAGGCCGCACGCTGGCGCCCGAGGTGGTGCTGCCCTCCATCGACGTCACGCTGGGCCGGGAGGCGGAGCTGGCCTGGTTGCGAGAGGGCCTCGCGCAAGTCCGCGCCAGCGGCGCTCCGGCCCTGCGCACGCTGCTGGGCGAGGAGGGGCTGGGCAAGACGCGCCTGCTCACGGAGTGGCACCGCGAGCTGCGCGGGACCCCGAGCGTGTCCGTCCTCTTCGTGGAAGCCCAGCCGGACGAGGGCAGCGCCAGCGAGAGCGGCCTGCGCAACCTCATCACCACCGTGCTCGGACTGCCGGCGTCCACGCCTCCCGACGAGGCGGTGCGCCACCTCCTCGCGAGCTCGGAGCCCACCTCGCATCCCGCCGCGCGGCGGCAGCTCATCGCCCGCGCCCTGGCCTCACGGCTGTGGCAGCTCGCCGCGGCACGGCCGCTCGTGGTGCTCGTGGATGACGCCCACACGCTGGACCCGACCGCGCTCGATGCGCTGGAGCTGGCCACGCTGGCCGGAATCCACGCTTCGCTCTGCGTGGTGCTCGCCGGGCGGCACCGGCTCCTGGGCCTGCGTCCGTACCTCGGTGAGCGCGCGCGGGACTCGGCGCAGCGGGAACTGCCTCCGCTCCGGGACGACGCGGCCCGCGAGCTGCTGCGCCAGCTCCTGCGGCCCGTGGACCTGCTGGCCGAGGGCGTCCTGCGGGAGCTGGTGAAGCGGTGTGGCGGCTCACCACTGCGCATGCTGGAGACGGTGCGGGCGCTGCGCGCGGCCGGAGCCATTCGCGCCCAGGCGGGGGGCGGCAACTACCTGGCGGCGGACGCGCTGCACGGCCTGGCCTCGGACAGCCCACGCCCGGACGAGCGACTCGCGGAGCGGAGCCTCGCGGCCCTGCCCTCCGGACTGCGCTCCCTGCTCCAGGTGGCGGCGCTGCTGGGCGACGAGGTGCGGCTGGAGGAGCTGTCCGCGACGCTCGCGCACCTGGAGGCGGACGACGCGCTGGACCTGTCCCTGGACCCGGGTGTCGCCCTGGAGCGGCTGGCGCGCGCGGGCATGCTGGAGCCACGCGGGCCCCGGCGCTGGCGCTTCGAGCACGCCACCCTGCGCGACGCCTTCGGCGCGCTGCTGCCCACCGCCCTGCGGCGGCGCATCTGCGCGGCGGCGCTGCGGGCCCTGCCGGACGCCCCCGCCACTCGCAGGGCCCGGCTGGCCGAGGCCGCGGGAGACGTGCCCCAGGCGCTCGCGCTCCACCGCATGCTGGCCGAGGCCGGGCGCCGCGCGCACCGGTTGCTGGAGGCGGAGCGCCACTACTCCGCCGCACTGGACCTGCTGCCGCGCGGGGACGACGCCGTCCGGCTGGAGCTGCTGTCCGGACGCGGGCGCGTGCGCTACCGGCTGCAGCGCATCGACGATGCCCTGGCGGACCTGCGCGCCGCGCGGGCGCTGGCGGAGGCCCGCGGGGACGTGGTGCACGAGGCGGACCTGTTGCTGGAGGAGGCCACTGCGCTCGACTGGCAGGACGACCCGGACGGCTCCACGGCCCTCTTGGAGCAGGCCCTGCGCTGCCTGGGGGATGCCGTGCCACCGGAGCTGGCCGCGCGCCATGCGCTGGCCCAGGCGCGCGTCGTGGTGAGGCGGGAGGACATCACGGGCGCGGTGCCTCCACTGGAGCGGGCCGTGGAGGCCGCACGGGCCGGAGGCGACGCGGAGACGGAGGCGATTGCGCTGGCCATGCTCGGCGCGATGCTGGCGTGGACGGGGAACCTGGAAGACTCGGCGAGGCGCTTCGAGGAGGCCATCGCGCTCTGCGAGTCGACGGGAGACACGCTGCACCTGGGCGTGGCGCTCAACAACCGGATGGTGTTGCACGTGCAACGCCGTGACGTGGAGGGAGCCCGGACGGACCTGGAGCGCGCCGTGTTGCTGGGGCGCGAGCTGGGCAACGTGCAGATAGAGCGGACCTCGGCCTTCAACCTGTCGCTGCTGCTCGGCTACCAGGGGCGGGCCGCGGAAGCGCTCCCCCTGGCCCGCCGCGCGGGAGTGCTCAGCCAGCGCTTCTTCCCGAGTTCCATGGCGCAGGACGCACTGCTCGTGGCGCGCCTGTGCTGCGAGCTGGGAGACCTGCCGGAAGCCGCGCGCCAGCTCACGTGGTTGGACGAGCCCTCCACGCAAATGCGGCTGCTGCCTGGGGACCGGCTGATGTTGTCGGTGGTCCGCCGCGTGGTGCACGAAGCACAGGGCACGCATCCCTACGCCGCGCCGGAATGGGCCGCGCTGGTGGAAGCGGCGCGGCAGCAGGCCACACCAGACGAGCGCCTGGAGATTCTCGTCTGGGCGGCGAGAGCGGCGCGGGCCGCGGGTGACGACGCGACAGTCCTGGCCCGCGTGCAGGAAGTCGAAGCCACGGCGCACGAAGCGCCCCTCTGGACGGAGCGGGTGCGAGCGCTGGTGAGGGAAGCACGCGGACCCTCCTGA
- a CDS encoding helix-turn-helix domain-containing protein, whose amino-acid sequence MTDGPDGVMLGAMNTSRREKAEVLGAALKASRQQAGLGMEEVAERLEIPVEVLARVERGVMVPTISTLTRLCVILKLDPDTLPDLPEMSD is encoded by the coding sequence ATGACGGACGGACCGGATGGCGTCATGCTCGGGGCCATGAACACGAGTCGGAGGGAAAAGGCCGAGGTGCTCGGCGCGGCACTGAAGGCCTCCCGCCAGCAGGCGGGGCTCGGCATGGAAGAGGTCGCCGAGCGTCTGGAGATTCCCGTGGAGGTCCTCGCCCGGGTGGAGCGGGGGGTCATGGTGCCCACCATTTCCACGCTGACGCGGCTGTGCGTCATCCTCAAGCTGGACCCGGACACGCTGCCCGACCTGCCGGAGATGTCGGACTGA
- a CDS encoding (deoxy)nucleoside triphosphate pyrophosphohydrolase — protein MARRHVRVVGAMLQNDGGRYLITQRPPKASLPLLWEFPGGRVEEGEDDATALAREIQEEMGVAVHVLEQAMHTRHEYPTYDIDFRVFHCRMAEPEGNIRHLRVHDHRWVTLEEMSGYRFPDADAKTLAKLLDLDS, from the coding sequence ATGGCCCGTCGCCACGTCCGCGTCGTCGGTGCAATGCTCCAGAACGACGGGGGGCGCTACCTCATCACCCAGCGCCCTCCCAAAGCTTCGCTGCCCCTGCTGTGGGAGTTCCCCGGCGGCCGCGTGGAGGAGGGCGAGGACGACGCCACCGCGCTCGCCCGGGAGATTCAGGAGGAGATGGGCGTGGCCGTGCACGTGCTCGAGCAGGCCATGCACACCCGCCACGAGTACCCGACCTACGACATCGACTTCCGCGTCTTCCACTGCCGGATGGCCGAGCCCGAGGGCAACATCCGCCACCTGCGCGTGCACGACCACCGCTGGGTGACGCTGGAGGAGATGTCCGGCTACCGCTTCCCGGACGCGGACGCCAAGACGCTGGCGAAGCTGCTCGACCTGGACTCCTGA
- the ftsH gene encoding ATP-dependent zinc metalloprotease FtsH: MKPQDLPPGMGPRGKKTDKPTPTPGKGFRFGSPLGYILLLVLGFLLFRNVFQDAGVRRVSYSQFRDAVEAGNFSRVQISNEWVKGFLKDTAQPPPSSTGDRALRSEPSALPWMAYRVPGDEGLVPLLEQKGIQFEAVPQSGLGEALWIWLLPLGLFVFFWSFMMRRMSGGIGQGPQSVMSFGKTRAKVQAEADTGVGFKDVAGVDEAVDELREIVEFLKTPEKFRRLGGRIPKGVLLVGPPGTGKTLLARAVAGEAGVPFFSLSGSEFVEMFVGVGAARVRDLFAQATAKAPCIIFIDELDAIGKSRNAGVAGGHDEREQTLNQLLAEMDGFDSRAGLIILAATNRPEILDSALMRPGRFDRQVLVDRPDKRGRERVLEIHSKGVKLGHDVDLKSIASRTPGFAGADLANVVNEAALLAARRNRDAVMRADFEEAIERVVAGLEKKNRRMNEREKEIVAHHEAGHAVVGWMMPYAERVTKVSIIPRGLAALGYTMSLPLEDRYLMSLEELRDKMAGMMGGRAAEEIFVGEISTGASNDIRQATEMARMMVRDYGMSSLGPVALSADHGPGFLRSAGVPEVRSYSEQTARMIDEEVRKLVSEALDRAREVLTIHKDKVQAVAARLLATEVIEEDAMAAILGPKVVAQRGLLHPEARQVISAHPVGVGEHDEQTPPTQHATKTPLDS; this comes from the coding sequence ATGAAGCCACAGGATTTGCCGCCGGGTATGGGCCCGCGCGGGAAGAAGACGGACAAGCCAACACCGACACCGGGGAAGGGCTTCAGGTTCGGCTCGCCTCTGGGCTACATCTTGTTGCTGGTCCTGGGCTTCCTGCTGTTCCGCAACGTCTTCCAGGACGCGGGCGTGCGGCGAGTGAGCTACAGCCAGTTCCGGGATGCGGTGGAGGCCGGCAACTTCAGCCGGGTCCAGATTTCCAACGAATGGGTGAAGGGCTTCCTCAAGGACACGGCGCAGCCGCCTCCGTCCTCGACGGGAGACCGCGCGCTGCGCAGCGAGCCCAGCGCGTTGCCGTGGATGGCGTACCGCGTCCCCGGTGACGAGGGCCTCGTCCCGCTGCTGGAGCAGAAGGGCATCCAGTTCGAGGCGGTGCCGCAGTCCGGGCTCGGCGAGGCGCTGTGGATATGGCTGCTGCCGCTGGGCCTCTTCGTCTTCTTCTGGAGCTTCATGATGCGCAGGATGTCCGGCGGCATCGGCCAGGGCCCGCAGAGCGTCATGAGCTTCGGGAAGACGCGCGCCAAGGTGCAGGCCGAGGCCGACACCGGCGTGGGCTTCAAGGACGTGGCCGGCGTCGACGAGGCGGTGGACGAGCTGCGCGAAATCGTCGAGTTCCTCAAGACGCCGGAGAAGTTCCGCCGCCTGGGCGGACGCATCCCCAAGGGCGTGCTGCTCGTGGGCCCTCCGGGCACGGGCAAGACGCTGCTGGCGCGCGCGGTGGCGGGTGAGGCGGGCGTACCCTTCTTCAGCCTCTCCGGCTCCGAGTTCGTGGAGATGTTCGTCGGCGTGGGCGCCGCCCGCGTCAGAGACCTCTTCGCGCAGGCCACGGCGAAGGCGCCGTGCATCATCTTCATCGACGAGCTGGACGCCATCGGCAAGAGCCGCAACGCGGGCGTCGCCGGTGGCCACGACGAGCGTGAGCAGACGCTCAACCAGCTGCTGGCGGAGATGGACGGCTTCGACAGCCGCGCGGGCCTCATCATCCTCGCGGCCACCAACCGGCCTGAAATCCTGGACAGCGCGCTGATGCGCCCGGGCCGCTTCGACCGGCAGGTGCTGGTGGACCGGCCGGACAAGCGGGGCCGCGAGCGGGTGCTGGAGATCCACTCGAAGGGCGTGAAGCTGGGACACGACGTGGACCTCAAGTCCATCGCCTCGCGCACGCCGGGCTTCGCCGGCGCGGACCTGGCCAACGTGGTCAACGAGGCCGCGCTGCTCGCCGCGCGCCGCAACCGCGACGCGGTGATGCGGGCGGACTTCGAGGAGGCGATTGAACGCGTGGTGGCGGGCCTGGAGAAGAAGAACCGCCGCATGAACGAGCGCGAGAAGGAGATTGTCGCGCACCACGAGGCGGGCCACGCGGTGGTGGGCTGGATGATGCCGTACGCCGAGCGGGTGACGAAGGTGTCCATCATCCCCCGCGGCCTCGCGGCGCTGGGCTACACCATGTCGCTGCCGCTGGAGGACCGCTACCTCATGTCGCTGGAGGAATTGCGCGACAAGATGGCGGGCATGATGGGCGGCCGCGCCGCGGAGGAGATCTTCGTCGGAGAGATTTCCACCGGTGCCTCCAACGACATCCGCCAGGCCACGGAGATGGCCCGGATGATGGTCCGCGACTACGGCATGAGCTCCCTGGGCCCCGTCGCGCTGAGCGCCGACCACGGGCCGGGCTTCCTGCGCTCCGCCGGTGTGCCCGAGGTGCGCAGCTACTCGGAGCAGACAGCGCGGATGATTGACGAGGAGGTCCGCAAGCTCGTCAGCGAGGCGCTGGACAGGGCCCGCGAGGTCCTTACCATCCACAAGGACAAGGTCCAGGCCGTGGCGGCCCGACTGCTGGCCACGGAGGTCATCGAGGAGGACGCGATGGCCGCCATCCTCGGTCCCAAGGTGGTGGCCCAGCGCGGCCTGCTGCACCCGGAGGCGCGTCAGGTCATCTCCGCGCACCCCGTGGGAGTGGGGGAGCACGACGAGCAGACGCCGCCCACGCAGCACGCCACCAAGACGCCCCTGGACTCATAA
- a CDS encoding RNA polymerase sigma factor region1.1 domain-containing protein: MENRIGKSYVARKTLFAKGLKDGRLTVQEIEEALPPGTLTAAERWLLYYSLRAAQVEIIDEVTGQVDHGFMAETPAAPQEH; the protein is encoded by the coding sequence GTGGAGAACAGGATCGGCAAGAGCTACGTGGCCCGGAAGACCCTTTTCGCGAAGGGGCTGAAGGATGGACGGCTCACGGTTCAGGAGATCGAGGAGGCGCTGCCTCCGGGGACCCTGACGGCGGCGGAGCGGTGGCTCCTCTACTACTCGCTGCGCGCGGCGCAGGTGGAGATCATCGACGAAGTCACGGGACAGGTGGACCACGGCTTCATGGCCGAGACTCCCGCCGCCCCGCAGGAGCATTAG
- a CDS encoding nucleotide exchange factor GrpE has translation MAGNPHSDATPEAPQAQTANGGAPGPASEEATAQQPTEPSAPKADPEKERLLAELDGTRKKYDQLARAYQDVNRDREEFKQRLTRERDRMMDVERGNVATTLLEAIDELDRCLAVSGQDASPLAQGVRMIRDALLTKVQGTGIERIQVVGQRFDPNVAEASDMEITTTPDEDQRVISEVRAGYRLKDRIIRPARVKVAKYVAPAQA, from the coding sequence ATGGCCGGCAATCCCCACAGCGACGCAACCCCTGAAGCCCCGCAGGCCCAGACCGCCAACGGCGGGGCGCCCGGCCCGGCCTCCGAGGAGGCCACCGCGCAGCAGCCGACGGAGCCCTCTGCGCCGAAGGCCGACCCGGAGAAGGAGCGACTGCTGGCGGAGCTGGACGGCACCCGGAAGAAGTACGACCAGCTCGCCCGCGCCTACCAGGACGTGAACCGGGACCGGGAGGAGTTCAAGCAGCGGCTCACCCGCGAGCGCGACCGGATGATGGACGTGGAGCGCGGCAACGTCGCCACCACGCTCCTGGAGGCCATCGACGAGCTGGACCGGTGCCTGGCGGTGAGCGGCCAGGACGCGTCCCCCCTGGCCCAGGGCGTGCGGATGATCCGCGACGCACTGTTGACCAAGGTGCAGGGCACCGGAATCGAGCGCATCCAGGTGGTGGGGCAGCGGTTCGACCCCAACGTGGCTGAGGCCTCGGACATGGAGATCACCACCACCCCGGACGAGGACCAGCGCGTCATCTCCGAGGTGCGCGCGGGCTACCGGCTGAAGGACCGCATCATCCGCCCCGCCCGGGTCAAGGTGGCCAAGTACGTGGCCCCGGCCCAGGCCTGA
- a CDS encoding trypsin-like peptidase domain-containing protein translates to MARRISCPSVLSRLLPVLLVLALAPVARADEGPLDSWLQARVREHTAWFAAQAAGEGRSSTLGLWRERAPGDKVLPDFVPPTSLGPLIRAVEAGVVNITTVALRESGLGGMKKATGSGFVLTPDGLVVTNNHVVAGARQIAVRLSDGREFSAEVVGRDASTDVALLRLSGVGLGNLPAVYLGDSDRLEVGDWVVAIGNPFGLDHSVAHGMISAKERVLGVGQFDDFIQTDALINPGNSGGPLFNMKGEVVGVTTAIISQGQGIGFAVPINLVKDLLPNLRENGKLERGWLGVVINDDGGNGERRAPVVKDVYKDSPAASAGIRPGDRLVAVNGRAIASYLQLLRKVALLAPGTEARLTLQREGVTREVSVRLIVRPAQEATEGLIQRTSSEQDVGLALRDLTPEVAAPLGEEAWSGALVSTVTPRSPADDAGLRPGDVVTEVNRRRVKDAAGVRAALAKGSAGASILLRVKRGDALQYVAIAR, encoded by the coding sequence ATGGCCCGCCGTATAAGCTGCCCCTCCGTGCTCTCCCGACTGCTTCCCGTCCTCCTCGTGCTGGCGCTCGCCCCCGTGGCGCGTGCCGACGAGGGTCCGCTCGACTCATGGCTCCAGGCGCGGGTGCGCGAGCACACCGCTTGGTTCGCCGCCCAGGCCGCGGGAGAGGGCCGCTCCAGCACCCTGGGGCTGTGGCGGGAGCGCGCCCCGGGCGACAAGGTCCTCCCCGACTTCGTGCCTCCCACGTCGCTGGGCCCGCTGATCCGCGCGGTGGAGGCGGGCGTGGTCAACATCACCACGGTGGCCCTGCGTGAGAGCGGGCTCGGGGGGATGAAGAAGGCCACCGGCTCCGGCTTCGTGCTGACGCCGGACGGCCTGGTCGTCACCAACAACCACGTGGTGGCCGGGGCGCGGCAGATTGCCGTCCGCCTGTCGGACGGCCGCGAGTTCTCCGCCGAGGTGGTGGGCCGCGACGCCTCCACGGACGTGGCGCTGCTGCGGCTGAGCGGCGTCGGCCTGGGCAACCTGCCGGCCGTCTACCTCGGTGACTCGGACAGGCTGGAGGTGGGGGACTGGGTGGTGGCCATCGGCAACCCGTTCGGCCTGGACCACTCGGTGGCGCACGGGATGATTTCCGCCAAGGAGCGCGTGCTGGGCGTGGGCCAGTTCGACGACTTCATCCAGACGGACGCCCTCATCAACCCCGGCAACTCCGGCGGCCCGCTCTTCAACATGAAGGGCGAGGTGGTGGGGGTGACGACGGCCATCATCAGCCAGGGGCAGGGCATCGGCTTCGCGGTGCCCATCAACCTGGTGAAGGACCTGCTGCCCAACCTCCGGGAGAACGGGAAGCTGGAGCGCGGCTGGCTGGGCGTGGTCATCAACGACGATGGCGGCAACGGCGAGCGGCGCGCCCCGGTGGTGAAGGACGTCTACAAGGACAGCCCGGCCGCGTCCGCCGGCATCCGCCCTGGGGACCGGCTGGTGGCGGTGAATGGGCGCGCGATTGCGTCCTACCTGCAGCTCTTGCGCAAGGTGGCGCTGCTGGCGCCCGGCACCGAGGCGCGGCTGACGCTGCAGCGCGAGGGCGTGACGCGGGAGGTGTCCGTGCGGCTCATCGTCCGGCCGGCGCAGGAGGCCACCGAGGGGCTCATCCAGCGGACCTCCAGTGAGCAGGACGTGGGGCTGGCGCTGCGAGACCTCACGCCAGAGGTGGCGGCGCCGCTGGGCGAGGAGGCCTGGTCCGGGGCGCTGGTGTCCACCGTCACGCCGCGCAGCCCGGCGGACGATGCGGGCCTGCGCCCGGGGGACGTGGTGACGGAGGTGAATCGCCGCCGGGTGAAGGACGCGGCCGGGGTGCGCGCGGCGCTCGCGAAGGGGAGCGCCGGGGCCAGCATCCTGCTGCGGGTGAAGCGGGGCGACGCGCTCCAGTACGTGGCCATCGCCCGGTGA
- a CDS encoding PilZ domain-containing protein: protein MFERPQERRTHLRFDKVFTVYLTTQDGMMRGVGRNISARGMFVEVRDSVGLGEKLKVTFAGEDGTEMTCLCEVRYQVALAFGRKDGREGSSRGVGLRIVAYETQDDAPLLLVDRERVMH, encoded by the coding sequence GTGTTCGAGCGTCCCCAAGAGCGCCGCACCCACCTGCGTTTCGACAAGGTCTTCACCGTGTACCTCACCACGCAGGACGGGATGATGCGGGGCGTGGGCCGCAACATCAGCGCGCGGGGCATGTTCGTGGAGGTGCGCGACTCGGTGGGCCTGGGCGAGAAGCTCAAGGTCACCTTCGCCGGCGAGGACGGCACGGAGATGACGTGCCTGTGCGAGGTCCGCTACCAGGTGGCCCTGGCCTTCGGGCGCAAGGACGGGCGCGAGGGCAGCAGCCGCGGGGTGGGGCTGCGAATCGTGGCCTACGAAACGCAGGACGACGCGCCGCTGCTCCTGGTGGACCGCGAGCGCGTGATGCACTGA